In Marivirga salinae, a single window of DNA contains:
- a CDS encoding LON peptidase substrate-binding domain-containing protein: MKRTIPLFPLKLVAFPYQNLNLHVFEPRYKELISDCINDNSTFAIPSYVKDKVEYGTEMEIREVSKEYDDGRYDIKTRGKRIVKVLNMENPYQNKKYAIGAIEEIPNKNNGEVLLKEEIYEAVQEMYDLVEVDNRKLSMDFQVFDIAHQIGLSTEAEYELIQLIEERQRQRFVMDHLKVLLPKLRDIQRSKELIQMNGHFRKYNPPQEF; this comes from the coding sequence ATGAAACGAACAATTCCACTCTTTCCTCTAAAATTAGTGGCTTTTCCTTATCAAAATCTCAATCTACATGTATTTGAGCCACGCTACAAAGAGCTAATATCTGATTGCATAAATGACAATAGTACATTTGCAATTCCTTCATATGTGAAAGATAAGGTAGAATATGGTACTGAAATGGAAATCCGTGAAGTAAGCAAAGAATATGATGATGGTAGATATGACATTAAAACAAGAGGTAAAAGAATTGTTAAGGTATTAAATATGGAAAACCCATATCAAAATAAAAAATATGCTATTGGTGCAATTGAAGAAATCCCTAATAAAAATAATGGCGAAGTTTTATTAAAAGAAGAAATCTATGAAGCTGTTCAGGAAATGTACGATCTTGTAGAAGTAGATAACAGAAAGCTTTCTATGGATTTTCAGGTTTTTGATATTGCACATCAAATTGGCCTTTCCACAGAAGCCGAATATGAATTGATACAATTAATAGAGGAAAGACAAAGACAGCGCTTTGTAATGGACCACTTGAAGGTATTATTACCGAAATTAAGAGACATTCAACGATCAAAAGAACTGATTCAAATGAATGGACATTTTAGAAAGTACAATCCTCCACAGGAATTTTAA
- the mdh gene encoding malate dehydrogenase, protein MKVTVVGAGAVGASCAEYIAIKNFAEEVVLVDIKEGFAEGKAMDLMQCASLNGFDTKITGVTNDYSKTADSDVAVITSGIPRKPGMTREELISTNAGIVKQVAENLIKNSPNVTIIVVSNPMDTMAYLAHKSTGLPKNKIIGMGGALDSARFKYRLAEALDCPASDVDGMVIGGHSDTGMIPLTRLATRNSVPVSKFISNDQLENVKEETKVGGATLTKLLGTSAWYAPGAAVSAMVHAIANDSKKMFPCSCLLDGEYGLKDISIGVPAIIGRNGIEKIVEIELDDAEKAKLNESAEAVRKTNGLL, encoded by the coding sequence ATGAAAGTTACCGTAGTAGGAGCTGGTGCAGTGGGTGCAAGTTGTGCCGAATACATTGCCATCAAAAATTTTGCAGAGGAAGTAGTATTGGTTGATATCAAAGAAGGTTTTGCTGAAGGTAAAGCCATGGATTTGATGCAATGCGCTTCATTAAATGGATTTGATACTAAAATCACTGGTGTTACAAATGACTACAGCAAAACAGCTGATAGTGATGTAGCCGTAATTACTTCTGGTATCCCAAGAAAACCAGGAATGACAAGAGAGGAATTGATCTCTACTAATGCTGGTATCGTAAAACAAGTTGCTGAAAACTTAATCAAAAATTCGCCAAACGTAACCATTATTGTGGTATCTAACCCAATGGATACTATGGCTTATTTAGCTCACAAATCAACTGGTTTACCAAAAAACAAAATCATTGGAATGGGTGGAGCTTTAGATTCAGCTCGTTTCAAATACAGATTAGCTGAAGCTTTAGATTGTCCTGCGTCTGATGTTGACGGTATGGTAATCGGTGGACACAGTGATACAGGTATGATTCCTTTGACTAGATTGGCAACAAGAAATAGTGTACCGGTTTCTAAATTCATTTCTAATGATCAATTAGAAAATGTTAAAGAAGAAACTAAAGTGGGTGGAGCTACATTAACCAAATTGTTAGGAACTTCTGCTTGGTATGCTCCAGGTGCTGCTGTTTCTGCAATGGTTCATGCTATCGCAAATGATTCTAAAAAAATGTTCCCTTGCTCATGTTTATTAGATGGGGAATATGGATTGAAAGACATTTCTATCGGAGTTCCTGCCATTATCGGTAGAAACGGTATTGAGAAAATTGTTGAAATTGAATTAGATGATGCTGAAAAAGCAAAATTGAATGAAAGTGCTGAAGCAGTAAGAAAAACCAACGGTTTATTATAA
- a CDS encoding T9SS type A sorting domain-containing protein, whose translation MSFSPKPTIPLLFILFSVFNLQAQNAWINEFHYDNESTDEGEFVEVVIEDESSYNLSLFTLLLYNGSDGETYGSSHTLDTFTKGGTENGVTIFYKDISGIQNGDDAFSLDYNGDLIQFISYEGAFTGVGGPADGELSTDIGVEETTSTPMGQSLQLSGNATDYSNFTWEGPAIETKGQLNYGQSFGAACTDPSTQAIFSTPSETDIEDNQINLSWSRGDGDGVLVLAKEGGVVNEIPQNGVNYNADENLSNGLADEIGTGNFVVYDGTANSINISGLARGVEYHFAIFEYLTTDKCYLTESETISVTTTTSLDEDSEINIPSTQIPSSEISSTANSETDAVEVFKFDISDKGSEDGMATLVNTILIEKSADNGVVDWSTVIKGAKLNDGNSDLTITDLSINKDNIEFDLKENEYSIADGRTETLILSIWLNETQTDGDIVGFEIPENHSFGTDVSGSAFVNPISIPITSNVFEENVVATQLNVTSTAQEYFIEDNFSISVSALDANNNIDHSARKVNISANGTGTLSGVLQKDLIDGKIEFDSLRYNVSEELIVTVDDGVLSEQIMINFIEPQINIDSAGFKPDFGIISFPNKSDYQSYQLLANNLKDTLFIKAPEGFQISLNAEFSNQNDSLIIISDKAIQEEIFVRFSPNSTVGESYQGNILNISQDADTTFLAVSGLEGTLNLSSITSARNKSIGDRVKIKGVVIGGNNHFESKRIIQDETAGIAIEGLNSTDINFGDSVEVEGVLSEEAGWLSLIPEKEINILSSDSIVIDPILKAIAEIDASVESQQVKIENLDILGEGQFSEGEYYVIDENSDSLIFKLNRDNHPLVGMEIPIGKVNVTGFIGIKNDTFHIYPEFIQNLEIIPRDTILIIDAPEEGLSFGSILLDEFSESKRYSLKAENLPENLRVTTSDNFEISLLENGDYANEIELPINEIGDIPEIEVYVRFSPISARGGQVSGEIIHISGGQKQLVKLNGIEEMITLNYSILERKILIYPNPVGLKLNIELIESGDFQFQLMDIGGKILIEGELMNGKTLKLDDLKKGIYLLKISDGTVDYHQRIIKK comes from the coding sequence ATGTCATTTTCACCAAAACCTACTATCCCCCTTCTTTTTATATTATTTTCAGTATTTAATCTTCAAGCCCAAAATGCGTGGATCAATGAATTTCATTATGATAATGAAAGTACAGATGAAGGAGAATTTGTTGAAGTAGTGATTGAGGATGAAAGTTCTTATAATTTAAGTCTTTTTACCCTACTTCTCTACAATGGTTCCGATGGGGAAACTTATGGGAGTTCTCATACACTAGACACTTTCACTAAAGGTGGTACTGAAAATGGGGTTACAATTTTTTATAAAGATATTTCAGGAATTCAAAATGGTGATGATGCTTTTTCGCTGGATTATAATGGTGATTTAATACAATTTATTAGTTATGAAGGTGCTTTCACAGGAGTAGGAGGTCCCGCTGACGGTGAATTGTCAACAGATATAGGTGTGGAGGAAACCACTTCAACTCCAATGGGGCAATCATTGCAATTATCAGGAAATGCTACTGATTATTCAAATTTTACATGGGAAGGCCCTGCTATAGAAACCAAAGGACAGTTGAATTACGGGCAAAGCTTTGGTGCTGCTTGTACTGATCCTTCTACTCAAGCCATATTTTCTACACCTTCTGAAACAGACATTGAAGATAACCAGATCAATTTAAGCTGGAGCAGGGGAGACGGTGATGGAGTGCTTGTTTTGGCTAAAGAAGGAGGTGTTGTAAATGAGATACCTCAAAATGGAGTAAACTATAATGCTGATGAAAACCTTAGCAATGGGTTGGCTGATGAAATTGGGACAGGCAATTTTGTGGTGTATGATGGAACGGCTAATTCAATAAATATCTCTGGATTAGCTCGAGGGGTTGAATATCATTTTGCAATTTTTGAGTATTTAACCACTGATAAATGTTATTTAACTGAAAGTGAAACGATTTCGGTAACGACTACTACGTCTTTGGATGAGGATAGTGAAATTAATATCCCATCTACTCAAATTCCTTCTAGTGAGATTTCTTCAACTGCAAATTCAGAAACAGATGCAGTAGAGGTTTTCAAATTTGATATTTCGGATAAGGGTAGCGAAGATGGAATGGCAACTTTAGTCAATACTATTTTAATAGAAAAAAGTGCTGATAATGGAGTAGTGGATTGGTCAACGGTTATTAAAGGAGCAAAATTAAATGATGGTAATTCTGATTTAACTATCACTGATTTATCCATAAATAAAGATAATATTGAGTTTGATCTGAAAGAAAATGAATATTCTATTGCAGATGGAAGAACAGAAACTTTAATACTTTCCATTTGGTTGAATGAAACTCAAACTGATGGAGATATTGTAGGATTTGAAATCCCTGAAAACCATAGTTTTGGAACTGATGTTAGTGGTTCAGCCTTTGTTAATCCCATTTCCATCCCGATTACTTCAAATGTATTTGAAGAAAATGTGGTTGCAACTCAATTAAATGTCACAAGTACTGCTCAAGAATATTTCATAGAGGATAATTTTAGTATTTCTGTTTCAGCATTAGATGCTAATAACAATATTGATCACTCAGCTCGGAAAGTAAATATCTCTGCAAATGGAACAGGAACACTTTCTGGAGTTTTACAAAAGGATTTAATAGATGGAAAAATAGAATTTGATAGTTTAAGGTATAATGTTTCAGAAGAGCTTATTGTAACAGTTGATGATGGGGTCTTGAGTGAGCAGATAATGATTAATTTCATTGAACCTCAAATCAATATTGATAGTGCTGGTTTTAAACCTGATTTTGGAATCATTTCTTTTCCAAATAAGTCTGATTATCAGTCTTATCAGCTTTTGGCTAATAATTTAAAGGATACTCTATTTATAAAAGCTCCTGAAGGTTTTCAAATTTCATTGAATGCTGAATTCTCTAATCAAAATGATAGTCTAATTATCATAAGTGATAAAGCTATACAAGAGGAAATATTTGTTAGATTTTCACCTAATAGTACTGTAGGAGAATCCTATCAGGGTAATATTTTAAATATCAGTCAAGATGCTGATACTACCTTTTTAGCTGTAAGTGGACTAGAAGGAACTTTAAATTTATCTTCCATCACATCTGCAAGAAATAAATCAATAGGGGATCGGGTGAAAATTAAAGGAGTAGTAATTGGTGGGAATAATCATTTTGAATCTAAAAGAATAATTCAAGATGAAACTGCTGGAATAGCAATTGAAGGACTCAATTCTACCGATATAAATTTTGGAGATAGCGTGGAAGTGGAAGGTGTTTTATCTGAAGAAGCGGGGTGGCTATCGCTTATTCCTGAAAAGGAAATCAATATTTTGTCTTCGGATTCAATAGTAATAGATCCTATATTAAAAGCTATTGCTGAAATTGATGCTTCTGTGGAATCTCAACAAGTAAAAATTGAAAACCTAGATATTTTAGGTGAAGGTCAATTTTCCGAAGGAGAGTATTATGTAATTGATGAAAATTCCGATTCCCTGATATTCAAGTTAAATAGAGATAATCATCCTTTGGTAGGAATGGAAATCCCAATAGGGAAAGTAAATGTGACAGGTTTTATAGGTATAAAAAATGATACATTTCATATTTACCCTGAGTTTATTCAAAATTTAGAAATAATTCCAAGGGATACAATATTAATAATTGATGCACCAGAAGAAGGCTTGAGTTTTGGAAGTATTCTTTTAGATGAATTTTCAGAATCGAAGCGCTATAGCTTGAAAGCAGAGAATTTACCTGAAAATCTTAGGGTCACCACAAGTGATAATTTTGAAATCAGTTTGTTAGAAAATGGTGATTATGCAAATGAAATAGAATTACCGATCAATGAAATTGGAGATATTCCTGAGATAGAAGTTTATGTTCGTTTTTCGCCAATCAGTGCAAGAGGAGGGCAGGTGTCTGGGGAAATCATTCATATTTCAGGTGGACAGAAACAGCTAGTAAAATTAAATGGAATAGAAGAAATGATTACTTTAAATTATTCTATTCTTGAGCGTAAAATTTTGATTTATCCCAATCCTGTAGGTTTGAAGCTTAATATTGAGTTGATAGAATCAGGAGATTTTCAATTTCAATTAATGGATATTGGAGGCAAAATTTTAATTGAAGGAGAATTAATGAATGGTAAAACATTGAAACTAGATGATTTGAAAAAGGGTATTTATTTATTGAAGATTTCTGATGGTACAGTTGACTACCATCAACGGATAATCAAAAAATAG
- a CDS encoding Crp/Fnr family transcriptional regulator — protein sequence MKVLNPFKKTYDHKQMVLFQFLKEIKLFEQLSFEQLSHFIPFMHMRVYKKDEVVFFRDDPSHALYLIHKGEISLTIDIQDRFESLGILAGNKSFGDNALIPEARRIYNAVVASEKAQIYVIPQINIFEIFDHYPKIKAKVLESYTQQQNDYMARLFSTYKTNFGFFDLGHVYGKM from the coding sequence ATGAAGGTTCTTAATCCATTTAAAAAGACATACGACCATAAGCAAATGGTTCTTTTTCAGTTTTTAAAGGAAATAAAACTGTTTGAGCAGTTAAGCTTCGAGCAATTATCTCATTTTATACCCTTTATGCATATGAGGGTTTATAAAAAAGATGAAGTGGTTTTCTTTCGTGACGATCCTAGTCATGCCTTATATCTAATTCATAAAGGGGAAATATCATTAACAATTGATATACAAGATAGATTTGAAAGTTTGGGCATATTAGCTGGAAATAAATCATTTGGTGATAATGCCTTAATTCCTGAAGCAAGAAGAATTTATAATGCCGTAGTAGCTTCTGAAAAGGCTCAAATTTATGTAATCCCTCAAATTAATATTTTTGAAATATTTGATCATTACCCTAAAATAAAAGCGAAAGTTTTGGAGTCTTACACTCAGCAACAAAATGATTATATGGCTCGTTTGTTTTCAACATACAAGACCAATTTTGGCTTTTTTGATCTTGGCCATGTATACGGGAAAATGTAA
- a CDS encoding T9SS type A sorting domain-containing protein has protein sequence MKNFTSSFFNTKLLVALIFSLVNLHTLYSQNASNYVFSAEIKTYEPITGGTVIFDNLADDDEFFAGENIGFDFEYLGTKYSQLGISENGYVHFGGSTSTTSYPIINNFPNTLAGFSGNLTAQASSELRIETEGTTPNRVCVIQWENYTWYGQTDSYDFQIRLHETSNKITYHYGSFNYPGIQLVAQVGIIGVNNNDISLRDYVGPGNWNTSNTIYSDVSNRGIEITSDIKPTEGLSFSYSTPPADLNLSYAINTSNPCKGEIIEYTVEVTNNGPNDTYNAEVLSEIPAGLTFENATASDGTYNSTTGIWDIGDITNGNSASLLISASVNNDQGGLTINSSAAITNSFAEDPDPSNNSSNLSVTVSNNSLPEISTIGNQAVDYNQTSAPVNFTISDSDVGTSPDDLILSVTSSNTTVIPVSGIVFSGSGENRSFTITPGLNQFGTSEVTIEVSDGSCSSTSSFSVEVFKQSYGNFESAKFVVGQVDFNTTSTVASDVTAPGSNSSAVSAKGVLAVGSQTTNRVLIWNSVPTSNGTAANVVVGQSNFTNTGANNGTTGLNAPDGVNFSPDGNKLIVADAGNNRILIWNSIPTTNNEPADVVLGQNNFTDNDPGLAANRFNRPTDVQITSDGKMIVTDRNNSRVLIFNKIPNTNFVDADLVIGQPDFTTNTATASRNGLYIPWNTALSPDGKLLIADDENNRVLIYNNIPTEDGAFADVVIGQNNFTDWVPGSTADKMNSPGITVSPSGVLAIADYRNNRVLVYNEIPISNGAPADIVLGQPNFTQNVDFNDGNNSVGTPDDRNMSEPYGINYDLNERLFVNGRAMHRMMVFGETPTQVSDLALSFNADNLNPCVNSLVTFTVNLTNNGPDNATNISVISALPVGFTLQEATASTGTYNQSSGYWTIPYVGNGETVSLEMKGTVNVGENTNSITTYASLRSYNQADSDFSNNAGSITVNVADNEAPSITAIPDQITDINTTTPPITFTIDDFETPEGSLTVSAVSSNTSVIKNNKITIGGTDANRNLTINPENNQTGPVTITVTVDDGTCTTTESFEISVGNVWLGNTNDWNTASNWSTSLPSSTVGAIIPAAPLGGNYPVINADADVNNLGINAGARLTINATRTLDVYGDFYNDGSESTGSGILNIRGAAAQNIRGITGGLNINNASGVTLSGNLNVMEVLDLTAGTLTIGANTLTIRNPINGNNANLLTANTSSITVEGSTAGINLPAQVSQLNTLTLNNGSGLTLNANIILDNLILSSGSLRLEGNDMTINGSINSTAGLLSGNINSNLTINGAGAAGSLQISTTDNVFNNFEINRTAGELTIQNDLRIAGILSLTEGVISTNDRIWVENTDPNAISAFSTSSYINGQLRRCVTAGQSYNFPVGSPNHLENALISFTSISAATCIDAEFNPGLTGNGPTGLTIGSNEVTGVLDYGFWTIEPTNLSSVIEYDISLTSIGHTNGDAADNHVVLKRGTDADDWAIVGNYSSANAGGSFTDPITVSRSGLNSFSDFSVGVSTEGPLPINLLYFKGELKNNYTKLSWETSSEINNDYFEIQKSKDCENFEPIGTVEGNGTTNSKSNYAYSDYSVNSGKTYYRFKQLDYDGQFSYSPIVNIDYQNRNGQLVLAPNPAQNEVQILLENSNVLNCNVAIYDQMGKLMIQENFDLKDNPDVKLDISLLVTGVYQIRTVYKTATGSIMGYAKLVKQ, from the coding sequence ATGAAAAATTTTACCTCATCCTTTTTTAATACAAAACTATTAGTTGCGCTTATTTTCTCTTTAGTCAACTTGCACACCCTATACAGTCAGAATGCTTCAAATTATGTATTCAGTGCAGAAATAAAAACTTACGAACCCATTACAGGTGGAACTGTTATTTTTGATAATTTAGCTGATGATGATGAGTTTTTTGCAGGAGAGAACATTGGTTTCGATTTTGAATATTTAGGGACAAAGTATTCTCAACTAGGTATTTCAGAAAATGGATACGTACATTTTGGAGGAAGTACAAGTACCACTTCTTATCCAATAATAAATAATTTCCCTAATACTTTAGCAGGCTTTTCTGGAAACCTAACAGCACAGGCAAGTTCAGAATTAAGAATAGAAACTGAAGGCACTACTCCTAACAGGGTCTGCGTGATCCAATGGGAAAACTATACTTGGTATGGACAAACCGATAGTTACGATTTCCAAATAAGGCTACACGAAACATCCAACAAAATCACATATCATTATGGTTCCTTTAATTATCCAGGAATTCAGCTGGTTGCACAGGTAGGAATAATTGGAGTAAATAACAACGATATCTCACTAAGAGATTATGTGGGGCCAGGCAACTGGAACACTTCCAATACAATTTATAGCGATGTTTCAAACCGAGGAATTGAAATAACATCAGACATCAAACCAACTGAAGGATTATCCTTCAGCTATTCCACCCCTCCTGCTGATCTCAATTTATCTTATGCTATTAATACCAGCAATCCCTGTAAAGGAGAGATAATAGAATATACTGTAGAAGTAACTAATAACGGTCCTAATGACACCTACAATGCAGAGGTATTATCTGAAATTCCGGCAGGGCTCACTTTTGAAAACGCAACAGCAAGCGATGGAACTTACAACTCAACTACTGGCATTTGGGATATCGGAGACATCACCAACGGAAATTCTGCTTCCTTATTGATTTCTGCTAGCGTAAATAACGATCAGGGCGGTCTGACCATCAACAGCAGTGCTGCAATCACCAATTCTTTTGCCGAAGATCCTGATCCCTCAAACAACAGCTCAAATTTAAGCGTAACCGTCAGCAACAATAGTTTACCAGAAATAAGTACAATTGGCAATCAGGCTGTAGATTACAATCAAACTTCTGCTCCTGTAAACTTCACAATCTCGGATTCGGATGTAGGAACATCCCCCGATGATTTAATTTTATCTGTGACCTCCTCTAACACAACTGTAATTCCTGTATCAGGGATAGTTTTTTCAGGTAGTGGTGAGAATAGAAGTTTTACCATCACTCCAGGATTAAACCAGTTTGGTACTTCAGAAGTAACTATTGAGGTATCGGATGGATCATGCTCTTCCACTTCCAGTTTTTCCGTAGAAGTATTTAAACAAAGCTATGGAAACTTTGAAAGTGCTAAATTTGTCGTAGGTCAAGTTGATTTCAATACCACCAGCACTGTTGCCTCTGATGTAACTGCTCCAGGTTCCAACAGTTCTGCCGTAAGTGCTAAAGGAGTATTGGCGGTAGGCTCTCAAACAACTAATAGGGTACTGATTTGGAACAGCGTCCCAACATCAAATGGAACAGCTGCCAATGTGGTAGTAGGGCAATCAAACTTTACTAATACAGGGGCAAATAATGGCACCACTGGTTTAAATGCTCCAGATGGAGTTAATTTTAGCCCTGACGGAAATAAATTAATAGTTGCTGATGCAGGAAACAACAGAATATTAATCTGGAACAGTATTCCTACCACTAATAATGAGCCTGCAGATGTCGTTTTAGGCCAAAATAATTTTACAGATAACGATCCAGGTTTAGCAGCCAATCGATTTAATAGACCAACAGATGTACAAATAACATCTGATGGTAAAATGATAGTAACGGATAGAAATAATAGTAGAGTACTAATTTTTAATAAAATACCCAATACTAATTTCGTTGATGCTGATTTAGTAATTGGTCAACCCGATTTTACAACTAATACCGCTACAGCTTCTCGAAACGGATTATATATCCCTTGGAATACTGCGCTTTCACCTGACGGTAAATTATTGATAGCGGATGATGAAAATAATAGAGTTCTCATTTACAATAATATACCTACTGAAGATGGTGCTTTTGCTGATGTAGTTATTGGACAAAATAATTTTACAGACTGGGTTCCCGGTTCTACGGCAGATAAAATGAATAGTCCAGGGATTACTGTATCTCCATCTGGAGTTTTAGCGATTGCAGACTATCGTAATAATAGGGTTCTGGTTTACAATGAAATCCCTATATCCAATGGTGCTCCAGCAGACATTGTATTAGGTCAACCCAATTTTACTCAGAATGTTGATTTTAACGATGGTAATAATTCTGTTGGCACACCTGATGATAGAAACATGAGTGAGCCATACGGAATTAATTATGATCTAAACGAAAGATTATTTGTTAACGGAAGAGCGATGCACAGAATGATGGTTTTTGGCGAAACTCCAACCCAGGTCTCGGATCTTGCTCTTTCCTTCAATGCTGATAATTTAAATCCTTGTGTTAATAGTTTAGTGACATTTACAGTAAATCTCACCAATAATGGCCCAGACAATGCCACAAATATATCCGTAATCAGTGCCTTACCTGTTGGCTTTACTTTGCAGGAAGCTACTGCAAGTACTGGAACTTACAACCAATCAAGTGGCTATTGGACAATACCTTATGTAGGAAATGGAGAAACGGTAAGCCTAGAAATGAAAGGCACAGTAAACGTAGGAGAAAATACTAACTCTATCACAACTTACGCCAGCCTAAGATCTTATAATCAGGCAGACTCAGATTTTAGTAATAATGCAGGCTCAATTACGGTTAATGTAGCTGATAATGAAGCACCATCCATCACTGCTATTCCAGATCAGATTACGGACATCAATACAACTACCCCTCCTATCACATTTACGATAGACGATTTTGAAACTCCTGAAGGATCACTAACAGTTTCCGCTGTTTCATCCAACACTTCGGTCATTAAAAATAATAAAATAACTATTGGTGGAACTGACGCAAATCGAAATTTGACCATAAATCCTGAAAACAATCAGACAGGACCTGTTACTATCACCGTGACGGTTGATGATGGAACCTGTACCACAACAGAATCATTTGAAATATCGGTAGGTAATGTTTGGCTAGGTAATACTAACGACTGGAATACTGCTTCCAACTGGTCTACCTCATTACCTTCTTCTACAGTTGGCGCAATAATTCCTGCAGCTCCTTTAGGCGGTAATTATCCTGTTATCAATGCAGATGCTGATGTTAACAATCTAGGAATAAATGCAGGGGCACGTTTAACTATAAATGCCACCAGGACTTTAGACGTTTATGGCGATTTTTATAATGATGGATCAGAATCTACAGGTTCTGGTATTTTAAATATAAGAGGTGCCGCTGCTCAAAACATTAGGGGCATTACCGGAGGCTTGAATATTAACAATGCATCTGGTGTAACTTTAAGTGGCAACTTAAATGTTATGGAGGTGCTGGATTTAACAGCTGGAACACTTACTATAGGTGCAAATACTTTGACTATTCGAAATCCAATAAATGGTAACAATGCTAATCTTTTAACTGCAAATACTTCTTCAATTACTGTGGAAGGTAGCACTGCCGGCATTAATTTACCAGCTCAAGTGAGCCAGTTAAACACACTTACTTTAAATAACGGAAGCGGACTTACACTCAATGCCAATATCATTTTAGATAATTTGATACTTAGTTCAGGAAGTTTGAGATTGGAAGGAAATGACATGACCATAAACGGAAGCATTAATTCTACTGCCGGTTTACTTAGCGGAAACATTAATTCCAACCTAACTATTAATGGAGCTGGTGCTGCAGGTTCTTTGCAAATCTCAACCACCGACAATGTTTTCAATAATTTTGAAATCAACAGAACAGCTGGTGAATTAACTATACAGAATGATTTGAGAATAGCAGGAATTCTAAGCTTGACAGAGGGAGTGATATCAACAAATGATAGGATTTGGGTAGAAAACACAGATCCAAATGCTATTTCCGCATTTAGTACTTCCTCCTATATAAATGGTCAATTAAGACGATGTGTTACAGCAGGACAATCGTACAATTTCCCTGTTGGATCACCTAATCATCTTGAAAATGCACTCATATCTTTCACATCTATCAGTGCAGCTACCTGCATAGATGCAGAATTTAATCCTGGACTTACAGGCAATGGCCCTACTGGTCTAACAATTGGTTCTAATGAGGTCACAGGAGTATTGGATTATGGTTTCTGGACCATAGAACCTACCAATTTAAGTTCAGTTATAGAATATGACATTTCCCTTACATCCATAGGTCATACTAATGGAGACGCTGCAGACAACCATGTTGTACTAAAAAGAGGAACAGATGCAGATGATTGGGCGATTGTTGGAAATTATTCTTCTGCAAATGCAGGAGGAAGTTTTACAGACCCTATTACTGTTTCAAGAAGTGGTCTTAACAGCTTTAGTGATTTTTCTGTGGGTGTTTCAACAGAAGGACCTCTTCCAATTAATTTACTTTACTTTAAAGGAGAATTAAAAAATAATTACACAAAGTTAAGCTGGGAAACTTCTAGTGAAATCAATAATGATTATTTCGAAATACAAAAATCGAAAGATTGTGAAAATTTCGAACCAATAGGTACAGTAGAGGGGAATGGTACTACCAACAGTAAATCAAACTATGCTTATTCCGATTATAGCGTAAATTCTGGCAAGACATACTATAGATTTAAGCAACTGGATTATGACGGTCAATTTTCTTACTCTCCTATTGTTAATATTGATTATCAAAATAGAAATGGACAACTCGTTTTAGCCCCAAATCCAGCTCAAAATGAGGTGCAAATTCTGCTTGAAAACAGCAATGTTTTAAACTGTAATGTGGCTATTTATGATCAGATGGGCAAGTTAATGATACAAGAAAATTTTGACTTAAAAGACAATCCGGATGTAAAGCTAGACATCAGTTTATTGGTTACTGGAGTGTATCAAATCAGAACAGTTTACAAAACAGCAACAGGCTCTATCATGGGCTATGCAAAACTTGTAAAACAATAA
- a CDS encoding VF530 family protein has translation MPEQQPNNPLHGVTLKAILEHLVEVYGWEELGYRIKINSFNHDPSIKSSLTFLRKTPWAREKVERLYIKSLKK, from the coding sequence ATGCCTGAACAACAACCTAATAATCCACTTCATGGAGTAACGCTTAAAGCTATTTTAGAGCATTTAGTAGAAGTTTATGGCTGGGAAGAATTAGGATATAGGATTAAAATAAATAGTTTTAATCATGACCCTTCCATAAAATCTAGCTTGACTTTTTTAAGGAAAACACCTTGGGCTAGAGAAAAAGTTGAACGGCTATACATCAAAAGCTTGAAGAAATAG